The proteins below come from a single Mustela nigripes isolate SB6536 chromosome 14, MUSNIG.SB6536, whole genome shotgun sequence genomic window:
- the S100PBP gene encoding S100P-binding protein isoform X3, with the protein MTCSLMSSEQSSGTSLLPKDSAPFSWGSLDEDGLDDSLLDLCEGEEDDGHFSFTEEDIQELLKDDDLKDDSRHIEKGEKGSQILFDTSQEKNSLYSLGPVAETSGLLKLPQLSTSVGHGPTPTKPLNRHFALEKNLIKITVVTPFDPTVCDAVLDKDKTDSFKDTEKPSSPGEEMRKDGLSPNESKLCTESEGIDPSNSAWDVPPLSSPSDSDFEQTMSDKNILESKRPTPVFSQIVDHSETPNTGSSWKNGSHKSNCEVRFPVFSSSSNKQDVLDKDSGRLKVNERRLVKVPPVLQNKRRTNVSTFSQSDLEKQKESYLKEVIAHITCPKDANQG; encoded by the exons atgaCGTGCTCACTAATGTCCTCTGAACAGTCTTCTGGAACTTCTCTCTTGCCTAAAGACAGTGCCCCATTTTCTTGGGGTTCTTTGGATGAGGATGGGTTGGATGACTCCTTGCTGGATCTGTGTGAGGGAGAAGAAGATGATGGCCATTTCAGTTTCACGGAAGAAGATATTCAAGAACTCTTGAAGGATGACGACCTTAAAGATGATAGCAGGCATattgagaaaggagagaaaggaagtcaAATTCTGTTTGACACTTCCCAAGAGAAAAATTCATTGTACAGCTTGGGACCAGTAGCTGAGACCTCCGGCCTCTTAAAACTACCTCAGCTAAGTACATCAGTTGGTCATGGACCAACTCCTACTAAACCATTAAACAGACACTTTGCACTAGAAaagaatcttataaaaataacagTTGTTACACCATTTGATCCAACAGTTTGTGATGCTGTGCTTGATAAGGACAAGACTGATTCATTCAAAGATACTGAAAAACCTTCCTCCCCTggggaagagatgagaaaagatgGTCTTAGCCCAAATGAGAGCAAACTGTGCACTGAGTCTGAAGGGATTGATCCCAGTAATTCTGCTTGGGATGTGCCCccactttcttctccttcagaCAGTGACTTTGAACAAACTATGTCTGATAAAAATATACTTGAGAGTAAGAGACCTACACCTGTATTCTCTCAGATCGTGGACCATTCAGAGACTCCTAATACGGGGTCATCCTGGAAAAATGGATCACATAAATCAAATTGTGAAGTGAGGTTTCCGGTTTTTTCCAGTTCATCAAACAAA CAGGATGTTCTTGACAAGGATTCGGGGAGGCTGAAAGTCAATGAGAGAAGACTAGTCAAAGTCCCTCCAGTTCTACAAAACAAAAGGAG GACTAATGTTTCGACGTTTTCACAGTCAGATctagaaaagcagaaggaaagttATCTCAAGGAAGTCATTGCTCATATAACATGCCCGAAGGACGCTAACCAAG GAtga